In Platichthys flesus chromosome 21, fPlaFle2.1, whole genome shotgun sequence, the following are encoded in one genomic region:
- the si:dkey-96n2.3 gene encoding uracil nucleotide/cysteinyl leukotriene receptor, with product MNTSEVFYSSDSHQENIVFSVFYILVFVVAVPGNALALWAFFGQENASTARIFLRHLSVADMSYILILPMRIVYHLSDNHWPFGHVLCELSGFLFYLNMYSSLYLMSLISLDRCLAVVLPLKSRSVRKAKYARIAVGVLWVLVIVSMSPTLFSITKLTNSPGTCSKLYLEKTTPKALVSTIVAFAIPLTTVVVSYVLILLKLRTVTQRPVKDKAIKMIILIVTNFLLAFVPYHVSRVMYIVTPAAGRMSLGKANRITSALTCVSGVLDPVMYFFLNQAYRDQLLRLFCKKRREDQHT from the coding sequence ATGAATACCTCTGAGGTCTTCTACAGCAGTGACTCCCACCAGGAGAACattgtcttttctgtcttttacaTCCTGGTTTTCGTCGTCGCCGTGCCCGGGAACGCTTTGGCACTGTGGGCCTTCTTTGGACAGGAGAACGCGTCCACAGCGAGGATCTTCCTGAGGCACCTTTCAGTCGCAGACATGTCTTACATCCTCATTTTACCCATGAGGATAGTTTACCACCTGTCAGACAACCACTGGCCTTTTGGACACGTCCTCTGTGAACTGTCGGGCTTCCTCTTCTACCTGAACATGTACAGCAGCCTCTACCTGATGAGCCTGATCAGCCTTGACAGATGTCTAGCCGTGGTTTTACCGTTAAAGTCGCGGTCAGTCAGGAAGGCTAAATATGCAAGGATAGCCGTTGGGGTTCTCTGGGTGCTGGTTATTGTTTCTATGAGTCCAACACTTTTCTCTATCACGAAGTTGACCAACTCGCCCGGCACCTGCAGCAAGCTCTACTTAGAAAAGACGACTCCCAAGGCTTTGGTTTCAACCATTGTGGCGTTTGCTATTCCCCTCACCACTGTGGTGGTTTCCTATGTACTGATTCTGCTGAAACTGAGAACAGTGACACAACGTCCTGTGAAAGACAAGGCGATAAAAATGATCATACTCATTGTGACCAACTTCCTTCTTGCGTTTGTGCCATATCATGTGAGCCGCGTGATGTACATCGTGACTCCGGCAGCAGGCCGCATGTCACTGGGAAAAGCCAATCGGATCACATCAGCCCTCACCTGTGTCAGTGGCGTGCTGGACCCCGTCATGTACTTCTTCCTGAACCAAGCCTACAGAGACCAGCTGCTCCGGCTGTTCTgtaaaaagagaagagaagaccaACATACGTAG